The following are from one region of the Silene latifolia isolate original U9 population chromosome 9, ASM4854445v1, whole genome shotgun sequence genome:
- the LOC141602637 gene encoding cellulose synthase-like protein G2 produces MNMEKYEGPLNTCTSHKIEAILHRLYTLLHFINISSIIYYRISTLNNNNVPLLPWLLLFSSELSLSFYSLLSLAFGWRHITWTAFPDRLPKDETLPHIDVFILTSDPAREPPWDVANTVVSAMSLDYPTDKISVYLSDDGGSSLTLLAIKEGVEFAKWWVPFCSKYKIKTTCPKAYFGNNHDYDYAGVSDVAEYLGARREVAGKYMEFQERLQISQEKAQFDLNGLTASRDHSPVIQVIENYSKDDQSAEVNLPSLIYVAREKRPNHPHHFKAGAINALLRVSGVISNSPYILVLDSDMYSNDPSSARQSMCFHLDPSISSSLAFVQFPQKFHNINLSNDIYDGQIRSVFQVKWPRMGGLEGPILSGTCFYIKRKALYGDIIVHQREYDLPQLKQYYGLSNEFIKSIQQSSCSHRIKQGELTSTQLSEAKFLASSTFEQNTKWGEMVGFMYASVVEDYMTGFSMQCRGWKSVFYNPERPAFLGTATISLNDAFIQTTRWQTGFVDVAFSRFFPLFYGPFVNNLSLLQSMCYAYFAIQPLCCFHFWCLAIIPQSCLLLGFPLYPKATSPWFMVFAFAFLSRLSKNLADVLITKSTTKTWWNEERFWMMRGVTSSLYGSIDSTLKKVGLRESSFTTTNKVDDKERIELYNKGIFDFRTSTKFIIPLVGLVIFNLASFVGGVLRMFILDQWNEFLGQISLSFFVILLGYPVIKGMVVRTDDASISASVSLKSALFAMGLFVIGSICLRVV; encoded by the exons aTGAATATGGAGAAGTATGAAGGTCCTCTAAATACATGCACTTCTCACAAAATAGAGGCAATACTCCATAGATTATACACATTACTTCACTTTATTAACATATCCTCAATCATATACTATAGAATCTCTACTTTAAACAACAACAACGTACCACTACTTCCATGGCTATTACTCTTTTCTTCCGAACTTTCCCTATCATTCTACTCCCTCCTAAGCCTAGCTTTCGGATGGCGTCACATCACCTGGACCGCCTTCCCTGACCGACTACCCAAGGACGAAACGCTTCCACACATCGACGTCTTCATTTTGACCTCAGACCCTGCCAGGGAGCCTCCTTGGGACGTGGCCAACACCGTCGTATCAGCCATGTCACTTGATTATCCTACGGATAAGATTAGTGTTTATCTTTCTGATGATGGCGGATCTTCTCTTACTTTGCTAGCTATTAAGGAAGGTGTTGAGTTTGCCAAGTGGTGGGTCCCATTTTGTAGCAAGTATAAGATCAAGACTACTTGTCCTAAAGCTTACTTTGGTAATAATCATGATTATGATTATGCGGGAGTTTCTGATGTTGCTGAGTACTTGGGAGCAAGAAGGGAGGTTGCG GGGAAGTACATGGAGTTTCAGGAACGTCTGCAAATTTCCCAAGAAAAAGCCCAGTTTGATTTGAACGGACTGACTGCTAGCCGGGATCATTCCCCTGTTATCCAG GTCATAGAAAATTATTCAAAAGATGATCAAAGTGCAGAGGTAAACCTTCCATCACTTATATACGTTGCTCGGGAGAAACGACCTAACCATCCACATCATTTCAAGGCCGGAGCCATCAATGCTCTT CTGCGAGTCTCGGGCGTCATAAGCAACTCCCCATACATATTGGTATTGGATAGTGACATGTACTCTAATGATCCTTCATCTGCCCGTCAATCTATGTGTTTTCATCTCGATCCCAGCATCTCTTCTTCGCTCGCATTTGTCCAATTTCCTCAGAAATTCCACAATATCAACTTATCTAATGACATTTATGATGGCCAAATTCGAAGTGTTTTCCAG GTTAAATGGCCTAGGATGGGCGGCCTCGAGGGACCGATTTTATCTGGTACTTGCTTTTACATAAAAAGAAAGGCGCTATATGGAGACATTATTGTTCATCAAAGAG AATATGATCTTCCTCAACTCAAGCAGTACTACGGTCTTTCAAACGAGTTCATCAAATCTATTCAACAAAGTAGTTGCTCTCATCGCATTAAGCAAGGTGAATTAACAAGTACACAACTATCAGAGGCCAAGTTCTTAGCCTCATCAACCTTCGAGCAAAATACAAAATGGGGTGAAATG GTTGGATTCATGTATGCGTCAGTGGTAGAAGACTACATGACAGGGTTTAGCATGCAGTGTAGAGGATGGAAATCAGTGTTCTATAATCCTGAAAGACCTGCATTCTTAGGCACCGCCACAATTAGCCTTAATGATGCATTCATCCAAACAACTCGATGGCAAACTGGGTTTGTCGACGTTGCTTTCTCAAGGTTCTTCCCTCTCTTTTATGGGCCTTTTGTCAACAACTTGTCTTTGTTACAGAGCATGTGTTACGCCTATTTTGCGATTCAGCCACTTTGTTGCTTCCACTTTTGGTGCCTGGCCATTATTCCTCAGTCGTGCCTTCTACTTGGCTTTCCTCTTTACCCCAAG GCAACAAGTCCGTGGTTCATGGTGTTCGCCTTTGCATTCTTAAGCCGTCTTTCAAAGAACTTGGCCGATGTCTTAATTACCAAAAGTACTACAAAGACTTGGTGGAACGAAGAACGATTTTGGATGATGAGAGGAGTCACAAGTAGTCTCTACGGTAGTATTGATAGCACTTTGAAGAAAGTTGGTTTAAGAGAATCAAGCTTTACAACAACAAACAAAGTCGACGATAAGGAGAGAATTGAACTTTACAACAAAGGGATATTTGATTTTAGAACATCAACCAAGTTCATCATCCCTTTAGTTGGCCTTGTCATCTTTAATCTAGCTTCCTTCGTTGGTGGTGTTTTGAGAATGTTCATTCTAGATCAATGGAATGAATTTCTTGGGCAAATTTCCCTCTCATTTTTCGTGATTCTTCTTGGTTACCCGGTGATCAAAGGAATGGTGGTAAGGACTGACGATGCAAGTATTTCGGCTTCTGTTTCACTAAAATCTGCTCTTTTTGCTATGGGATTGTTCGTCATTGGTTCAATTTGCCTACGTGTAGTATAA